The Pseudanabaena sp. ABRG5-3 genome includes the window CTCCTCTGATCTCGACTCTGGCATCATAACAATCGATCCGCATCCATATATGTCTTTAGGCGCACCATATGGCGATCGCTCTCCTTTTTTTGTCCGCCAAGGAATTTTAGAAAGATTACAAAAATCCCAAGCCTATTTGCAAACCCTTCGCCCCTATTGGAAAATTGCGGTTTTTGATGCCTATCGCCCGATTCCTGTGCAGCAGTTTATGGTGAATTACAGTTTTGCTCAGTTAGCGGCAAGTAAGGGCTTAGAAATAGATTCTCTTTCTGAAGATCAAAAAAATTCACTTAATGCTGAAGTAATGAAGTTTTGGGCAATTCCTAGCCATGATCCGAAAACCCCGCCTCCTCACAGTACTGGTGCAGCGATCGATGTGACTCTGTTTGATTCCGAGCTTCTGGAAGTAAATATGGGTTCGCCAATTGATGAAATTAGCGATCGCTCTTTGCCAGATTATTTTGCAAGTTTCCGTAATGCTCAAGCCGTAGAATTTCATCGCGATCGCCAATTATTAAACGAAGTAATGAACCATAGCGGCTTTGTGAGACATCCCAATGAATGGTGGCATTTCTCCTATGGCGATCAACTTTGGGCATGGATTAGTCATGAGAAACTCGCAATTTATGGAGGATTTATATAGATAGTTACTGCTAAGTCTCAATATCCTAATCAGAGAGAAATCGCCAATTCAAGGATGAAATGCAATGCCTAGAGATCTTTGCAGAGAACGAAAATCTAATGTATGAAGGTCTCCACAACAATTGTCCTGATTGGCTTGAAAGTAAAGGAGACAAGACTCAACAGGAAGTTTTTTTACAAAGTCAAGTTTTAATAGAAATTTATGAAAGATTTAGCTTGGAACTCGATCCACCATTTATAGGATTTCTTATTCCTGACACTAAAACTACAAGCTTGCAGGATTTTGAGCTATAGCTAGAAAAATTGTCGTAATAGTGGTCGGATGAATTTTTTTCTTACTAATTTGATGGATTACGCGATCGCACAACTCTAAAAAGTCTTAGCGATCTTTAAATCTAACCCACGTAGCTTTATCTTTAAGGCGATCATCTGTCTGCCATAACCTGATTTATCGACAAGCTTAGCTTAGCAAAAACATTAGAAATAATTTGCTCATTCTCTTGATAAACCTTCTCAATATAAGTTCCATTTACTAAACTAAGCACCGAAAAAGTACCTAACAGAAAATCTACAATCCAATATTCAGGGATACCAAATTGAGCATATTCTTCGCGCTTTTCTATAGTATCCACAGTACGACAAGTTGGGCTAACAATCTCAATTACCAATAGGCAAGGCTCATGCAACATATCAGGCTGATTACCTAATCCCCGTTTCTGCTCTAAAGTCATCACCAATACATCAGGTCAGCGCGTGCGTTTACCATTAAATATTTCAGTGCTATTAACACGTACACAGTAAGGTAATTGATATTGCTGTACTGCTGACTGTAAAAAAAATGCCAAGCACATCATCACATCGTTATGCAAAACCGTTGCTGGAGTCACTTCAATTAGTTCTCCATCATTAAAGTCATAACGCTTATCAGTGCCGTCATCATAGGTCAGATATTCTTCAAAGGTAATTTTCTTAGTAGTGGTAACAGTCATCAGTTTGTAACCTCTCTGACGATATTTAATCTTGATCGCTATTGTAACAAAGCAAATCTAAGCCACGCTCAAAAATCTCATCGATCGCCAGCATCTCTCCATCAGTCGTCATGAACTTATGATCCTTAGTAGCTTTAATGCGATCGCCATTTTCTAACTCATATTCAAATACTTCCTGATTACCGCGATCGTGCCATTGAGCAATGGTTTGCGTATAGACAAAGCCATGCTCATCGACACTGTAAACCTGACATTCGATTTGATGCTCCACGATTTTACCGATGGGGATTAAGCCATATTCCACAGTTCGCACCAAAGTATCGTAACTGAGGCAATACTCCGCAAATAGAACCATCTGATCAAAGAGGTCATTAGAAATTTCTTTTCTAATTCCATTCTTCGCGCAACCATCAAGGAAAATGGAACGCTGTTTTTCCATTTCTTCAGGTTTCTTTTTACCCATCGCTCGACGCAACAAGTCCGCAGCACCGAGGGAATAGCCTGCTAATTCCTGCGCCATTTTCATGATCTGCTCTTGATAGCAGTTATGTGTAACGACTCCATTGGCTAGAAAATAGGGAGAACTTTGATCTACCATTTCAATATCAAAACATTCAGCAGTCCCGCAATCTTCTACCGATATTACAAATACTGGACGAGCATCCTGTAAATATGTCTCGGTATAAATTTTTTGATAGGCTTCAGTCCAACCTGTAATTTTGGTTGCATATTGCGATCGCACAGGTTTAACCATTACTCCTGCTTGCAGAGAACGCTTTGCGGTTTTACGACTTTCTCGATCTGTTGTAGCGATCGCCTCTTCTAACTCTTCCTTCATTCTTAAAGATGGAATAGGAACAAAGTTATTCTTTTTCTCTCCTATCAGTTTATTGGGTAATCTTGGCTCTCCAATTAGCTGATAAAAACGGGCAATGTCCGTAATCATTACATGGGTTGAATGTAATGAATAGGAGATTTTTAGGCTGCTTAGCAATTGTCCTACTTGTTTGATTAGTTGCTTAGAAATACTACGGAAATAAGGATTTTGAGTATAGGAACCATCGCTATCCCATAGACCTCGCAAAACATCAATGCGATCACATTCCTGATAATCAACTATGTCAACAGGTAAGTGCTTATCTTTAGAATTGACTTTCCAAGTTCTACCACCATATATTTTATCCATGAAAATAGTTAATGGTGTTGGCTGCGGTTGAGTGTTGAACTTTGCATAGGCATACCAACAACGGGTATGAAAATAATGCTTCGGTTCACCTTTCCATGTCTCAGCAATCAAATTAGCAACCCAAATAGCAGTTTCTTCACTA containing:
- a CDS encoding Uma2 family endonuclease, whose amino-acid sequence is MTVTTTKKITFEEYLTYDDGTDKRYDFNDGELIEVTPATVLHNDVMMCLAFFLQSAVQQYQLPYCVRVNSTEIFNGKRTR
- a CDS encoding M15 family metallopeptidase; the protein is MKPYQHISIADCHEPLVALSSDLDSGIITIDPHPYMSLGAPYGDRSPFFVRQGILERLQKSQAYLQTLRPYWKIAVFDAYRPIPVQQFMVNYSFAQLAASKGLEIDSLSEDQKNSLNAEVMKFWAIPSHDPKTPPPHSTGAAIDVTLFDSELLEVNMGSPIDEISDRSLPDYFASFRNAQAVEFHRDRQLLNEVMNHSGFVRHPNEWWHFSYGDQLWAWISHEKLAIYGGFI
- a CDS encoding Uma2 family endonuclease yields the protein MMTLEQKRGLGNQPDMLHEPCLLVIEIVSPTCRTVDTIEKREEYAQFGIPEYWIVDFLLGTFSVLSLVNGTYIEKVYQENEQIISNVFAKLSLSINQVMADR